ACCAGGCGAGGATGTTCTGTTGAAAAGCGGATGGACTCATAAGAGGCAAAAGACGAAAGATGAAGGGCGAAGGATTGCGTAGTTTAAGGGCTGCTTTTTTCGCCCTGTGACTCTTGCTTTTTGCCTGCTCCCCCTCACTTCAAAAGACCTTTCAACAGATTGCCCAGACCAGGGCCTATTTTTTTGTCGAGTTTATCGATTAGCTTTTCAACCTTGGCTTTGTTCTTATCGGTTAATAATGAAGCTATGTTTATCGTATAAGTCGGGTTGCTGAGTGTACCTGCAATATCAATGGCTACAGCGCCTTTAACTTGTTCCGGCTCAGCGCTAGCGGCATCTGAATCCAGCAATTTGGCATCGATTTTATAGTCCAGCGCTTCAGAATTGAGGTTTACGTTGCCTTTGCCGTCGACACGCAATTTGGAGGACTTGGCCGCAAGGTCGTTATTCTGGATCAGGCCGTTAGTGATCGTGGCCGTGCCGCTCATTTCCGAAAATAGCGTCTGGTCGTTTTTATTGTCCGAGGGCAAAGCAGAACC
Above is a window of bacterium DNA encoding:
- a CDS encoding AsmA-like C-terminal region-containing protein, coding for DYKGEAKMSGIVDASAQLQGQGRKADELKASLNGQLSFLFKDGVIKGFNLQKIIDEGKAIIKGSALPSDNKNDQTLFSEMSGTATITNGLIQNNDLAAKSSKLRVDGKGNVNLNSEALDYKIDAKLLDSDAASAEPEQVKGAVAIDIAGTLSNPTYTINIASLLTDKNKAKVEKLIDKLDKKIGPGLGNLLKGLLK